Proteins co-encoded in one Meiothermus sp. genomic window:
- a CDS encoding Na/Pi cotransporter family protein, producing MLEALGGLALLVKGLSFLSQALAVAVGGPARRVLTWATARSRRAWLAGVLVGALTLNSTALGLTAIRLAESGIASFGSALVLGLAAKGGATVALQLAATPISAMALPIVGVGFVLSLFKRIQVWGEGILGLGMLLLGISLMVQGLLPMTSSELFILIRQSLESSPLGLWLLGFALASLLGSANAVAALALALAASSAFSLSSALLLTLGGGAGSGMILLLSTWDSTPAARRIAAAHLGWKILLSIPFVLFLPAFARFSGELAQQLGLGSSAAVAQGHLLYHVLASLLVLPVVRPLESVMHRLMPDSEHRISPRYISEEALESHELASSLALREVGRIGDQLSEMLTETVKILAHGNGDTAEVARREEKVDQLARAIVLYLSDLSARHPGNSPLVLMMAASEIEHMGDQVRRMLRKQDKLYAQNLDFSEEGRGELAEAAEKVLKRLKLSLAALSTRNEALAEQVIDEHANLESYLHELRRSHLRRLEKGRIESRATTLAHLDLLIVLDELDRSITRLASLSLELHRPLAGI from the coding sequence GTGTTAGAAGCCTTGGGCGGTCTGGCGTTGCTGGTAAAGGGGCTATCCTTCCTGTCCCAGGCCCTGGCAGTTGCAGTAGGTGGGCCCGCACGCCGGGTTTTGACCTGGGCTACGGCTCGCTCGAGGCGGGCCTGGCTGGCTGGAGTCCTGGTAGGTGCTTTGACCCTTAATAGTACTGCACTGGGCCTCACAGCGATCAGGCTGGCCGAATCGGGCATTGCCAGCTTCGGGTCGGCGCTGGTGCTGGGCCTGGCCGCCAAAGGGGGCGCCACGGTGGCGCTGCAACTGGCAGCCACCCCCATCAGCGCGATGGCCCTGCCGATTGTAGGGGTTGGGTTCGTACTATCGTTGTTCAAGCGGATCCAGGTCTGGGGTGAAGGAATCCTGGGGCTGGGAATGCTGCTGTTGGGAATTTCACTGATGGTACAGGGGCTACTGCCCATGACCAGCTCGGAGCTTTTTATCCTGATACGCCAGAGCCTGGAATCTTCTCCACTGGGCCTGTGGTTGCTGGGTTTTGCCCTGGCCTCGTTGCTGGGCTCGGCCAATGCAGTGGCTGCGCTGGCCCTGGCGCTGGCGGCCTCGAGCGCCTTCAGTCTGTCGTCTGCGCTTCTGCTCACCCTGGGTGGGGGGGCTGGATCGGGGATGATTCTGCTGCTCAGCACCTGGGATAGCACCCCGGCGGCCCGTCGGATTGCGGCGGCTCACCTGGGCTGGAAAATACTGCTTTCCATTCCCTTTGTGCTGTTTTTACCGGCTTTCGCCCGCTTCAGTGGCGAGCTGGCACAGCAGCTTGGCCTGGGTTCTTCGGCTGCAGTAGCCCAGGGGCACCTGCTATATCACGTGCTGGCCTCGCTGCTGGTTTTGCCCGTGGTACGGCCCCTCGAAAGCGTCATGCATCGACTGATGCCCGATTCGGAGCACCGCATCAGCCCCCGATACATCTCTGAGGAGGCCCTCGAGTCACATGAATTGGCTTCCAGTCTGGCCTTGCGCGAGGTTGGGCGCATCGGCGACCAGCTCTCGGAAATGCTCACCGAGACCGTGAAGATTCTGGCCCACGGCAACGGTGATACCGCCGAGGTGGCCCGGCGGGAGGAGAAGGTAGACCAGCTGGCCCGTGCCATTGTGCTCTATCTGAGCGACTTATCGGCCCGTCATCCGGGCAACTCGCCGCTGGTGCTAATGATGGCGGCCAGCGAGATTGAGCATATGGGCGATCAGGTGCGGCGTATGCTGCGCAAGCAGGACAAGCTGTACGCCCAGAACCTAGACTTCTCCGAGGAAGGCCGTGGCGAACTGGCCGAGGCTGCCGAGAAAGTGCTCAAGCGGCTGAAACTCTCATTGGCCGCTCTATCTACTCGCAATGAGGCCCTGGCCGAGCAGGTTATTGACGAGCACGCCAACCTGGAAAGCTATCTGCACGAGCTGCGTCGCTCCCATCTACGCCGCCTAGAAAAAGGGCGTATCGAAAGCCGCGCTACCACCCTGGCTCATCTGGATCTGCTTATTGTGCTGGACGAGCTTGATCGGAGCATTACCCGTCTGGCTTCACTTTCGCTCGAGCTTCACCGACCCCTGGCCGGTATCTGA
- a CDS encoding HD domain-containing phosphohydrolase — protein MQRDTDKATGHSTPAPATVESLLSDAQGHLSRNPRQAVRLAEQAKALAHLNGQTMHEARAALILARAYLRLGQLVESLRVAQTGLGLAQDPEQQLESLRLLANILRERGELGQASMYLEEAIRLAQEARLPAAEADCLNLQAGIHHARAEYAQALDKLTRALGIVRTLDNPAAQASYLNNIGILRTELGQYPQALEAFLEAYQLYQQEGHSARNRAGNLASIGNLYMEMGDFDQAHRYYELALDETRQSDDRVIELQVIQLMAELAYKRQDFSQAQELYQTILRASKEQGLERVQAAALEGLAKAQMALGQPKVAVQTLSEVLQMARSSGWGTTVLDVLLSLGEAWLAQGELEQALACGLEVLELAGQANRKRSAYLAHRLLSQVHRTGGAYQKAFEHLEEYHRLEREVFNEESEHKRQTLINHLELEHVRTEAEQLRLRTQLERQAREEAQARVFQRTQELEFAQLEIVSRLALAAEFRDDATGEHTYRVGRNAAMIAKQLGWPSGEVEILRLAARLHDVGKIGIPDAILLKRDRLTADEYEIVKEHTTIGARILSGGRSRLLRLAEEIALTHHEHFDGSGYPNGLVGQNIPISGRIVAVADVLDALTHERPYKRAWSVGEALAEIRRQSGRQFDPAVVEACLAVFADASVGVEEYMQRLDSDLSLSVQLEKAQLGWADKEVEQLRQNFEQLLAERTRELEQARREAQMLARRMELMAHTDVLTGLGNRRAFESDLESEVTRAYRVGYPLSVLALDVDTLKQLNDTEGHERGDALLRTFAQAVQESFLDVGRVYRIGGDEFAAILPYLETHHHGEILHRIDAAVRHTQQQGFPNASVSRGIATLPEEASSDGDLVRLSDQRMYQDKLMRRKARGVDA, from the coding sequence GTGCAACGCGATACTGATAAGGCAACTGGACACTCGACGCCTGCACCGGCAACCGTCGAGTCGCTACTGTCGGATGCCCAAGGACATCTGAGCCGTAATCCCAGGCAGGCTGTTCGCTTGGCTGAGCAAGCCAAAGCCCTGGCCCACCTGAACGGCCAAACGATGCATGAGGCGCGGGCTGCCTTGATCTTAGCCAGGGCCTACTTACGGCTGGGTCAGTTAGTCGAGTCGCTTCGGGTGGCACAAACCGGCCTCGGGCTGGCCCAGGATCCCGAACAGCAATTAGAGAGCTTACGACTTCTGGCCAACATCTTGCGCGAACGGGGTGAGCTGGGGCAGGCCAGTATGTACCTGGAGGAGGCCATTCGACTGGCCCAGGAGGCCCGTCTGCCTGCTGCCGAAGCAGACTGCCTTAATCTCCAAGCGGGTATCCACCACGCCAGGGCCGAGTATGCCCAAGCCCTGGACAAACTCACCCGAGCTTTGGGCATCGTGCGTACTTTGGACAACCCGGCGGCCCAGGCCAGCTACCTCAATAACATCGGAATCCTTCGCACCGAGCTGGGGCAGTACCCCCAGGCCCTCGAGGCCTTCTTAGAAGCCTACCAGCTTTACCAGCAAGAAGGGCACAGTGCTCGGAACCGTGCCGGTAACCTGGCCTCTATCGGCAATCTCTACATGGAAATGGGCGACTTCGATCAGGCCCACCGATACTACGAGCTGGCCCTGGATGAGACCCGCCAGTCCGATGATCGGGTTATTGAGCTCCAGGTCATTCAACTTATGGCCGAGCTGGCATACAAACGCCAGGATTTCTCACAGGCCCAGGAACTCTACCAAACCATCCTTCGGGCTAGCAAGGAACAGGGTTTGGAACGCGTACAGGCCGCGGCCCTCGAGGGCTTGGCAAAAGCCCAGATGGCCCTGGGCCAGCCTAAAGTGGCCGTCCAAACCCTATCAGAAGTACTGCAAATGGCGCGCTCGAGCGGCTGGGGCACTACTGTCCTGGACGTTCTCCTGAGTCTGGGGGAGGCCTGGTTGGCCCAGGGCGAACTCGAGCAAGCCCTGGCCTGTGGCCTGGAGGTTCTCGAGCTTGCAGGCCAAGCCAACCGCAAGCGCAGTGCCTACCTGGCCCACCGACTGCTGTCCCAGGTACACCGCACAGGTGGTGCATACCAGAAGGCCTTTGAGCACCTGGAAGAGTACCATCGCCTCGAGCGGGAGGTGTTCAACGAAGAGAGCGAGCATAAGCGACAGACTCTTATCAACCACCTCGAGCTCGAGCATGTACGAACCGAAGCCGAGCAGCTTCGCCTCAGAACCCAACTGGAACGCCAGGCCCGCGAAGAAGCCCAGGCCAGGGTTTTTCAGCGTACCCAGGAGCTCGAATTTGCCCAGCTCGAAATCGTTTCCCGGCTAGCTTTAGCGGCGGAATTTCGTGACGATGCGACTGGCGAACACACTTACCGGGTAGGGCGCAATGCGGCCATGATTGCCAAGCAGCTGGGCTGGCCCTCCGGCGAAGTAGAGATTCTGCGGCTGGCCGCACGCCTTCACGATGTGGGTAAGATTGGCATTCCCGATGCCATTTTGCTCAAACGCGACCGACTGACTGCAGATGAATATGAAATTGTAAAAGAGCACACCACCATCGGGGCGCGCATTTTGTCCGGGGGGCGTTCCAGACTTCTGCGCCTAGCCGAAGAAATTGCCCTTACCCACCACGAGCACTTTGACGGCAGCGGCTACCCTAATGGCCTGGTGGGCCAGAACATACCCATCTCTGGCCGCATTGTCGCGGTGGCCGATGTGCTCGACGCTCTCACCCACGAGCGGCCCTACAAGCGCGCCTGGTCGGTAGGGGAGGCCCTGGCCGAGATTCGGCGTCAAAGCGGAAGGCAATTCGACCCGGCGGTGGTGGAAGCCTGTCTGGCCGTTTTTGCCGATGCCTCTGTGGGTGTAGAAGAGTATATGCAGCGCCTGGACTCCGACCTCTCGCTCTCGGTGCAACTCGAGAAGGCCCAGCTCGGCTGGGCCGACAAAGAGGTTGAGCAGCTTAGGCAGAACTTTGAGCAACTTTTGGCCGAGCGTACCCGTGAACTCGAGCAGGCCCGCCGGGAAGCCCAGATGCTGGCACGCCGCATGGAATTAATGGCTCATACCGACGTGCTGACCGGTTTGGGCAATCGTCGGGCTTTTGAGTCCGACCTCGAGAGCGAGGTTACCCGCGCCTACCGGGTGGGCTATCCCCTGAGCGTGCTGGCTCTGGACGTGGATACCCTCAAGCAACTCAACGATACCGAAGGTCACGAGCGTGGAGATGCACTGCTGCGTACCTTCGCTCAGGCAGTTCAAGAGAGTTTTTTGGACGTGGGAAGGGTATACCGCATAGGTGGTGACGAGTTTGCTGCAATTCTGCCCTATCTGGAGACCCATCACCACGGCGAGATTTTGCACCGCATAGATGCAGCAGTGCGTCATACACAACAACAGGGGTTCCCCAATGCCAGTGTTAGCCGGGGTATAGCTACGCTGCCCGAGGAGGCCAGCTCCGACGGCGATTTGGTGCGACTTTCCGACCAGCGTATGTATCAAGACAAGCTCATGCGCCGCAAGGCTCGAGGGGTTGACGCTTGA
- a CDS encoding nucleotidyltransferase family protein, which translates to MVDAIVLSAGRASRFGVPKFLLPAGEGHVLLTRVLERAAFALDGRIVVVLGRAAKVARYVVERWVETTPGVDSRVKTVLNHNYRYGQSTSLKAGIRMLSGASGALVLLADMPAIEPTRLEQMREAIETKTPQILAVAASVEGQIRPPVYLSARLFPEVLRLKGDQGARAILSTRQKQIELLEWGDGLWCSDIDDWPTYRYLAYRMGWAKEPFAPIPHACVSAAQVKAKVDATLASSAVPWLAPGLLVLSGKGETHWLDLIAPYRGVRGIVVGRSRTPAQYLQLLRRATLSALSAGV; encoded by the coding sequence ATGGTGGATGCCATTGTGCTATCGGCAGGGCGGGCCTCGAGGTTCGGAGTGCCAAAGTTTTTGCTGCCAGCAGGCGAGGGTCATGTGCTGCTGACTCGGGTGCTCGAGCGGGCCGCTTTTGCGTTAGATGGGCGCATAGTTGTGGTTTTGGGGCGTGCAGCAAAGGTGGCCCGCTACGTGGTGGAGCGCTGGGTAGAGACCACCCCAGGTGTGGACTCGAGGGTGAAAACTGTGCTTAACCACAACTATCGGTATGGACAGAGCACCTCGCTAAAGGCCGGTATTCGCATGCTTTCGGGCGCTTCGGGTGCACTGGTACTTCTGGCCGATATGCCAGCAATTGAGCCGACTAGACTCGAACAAATGCGAGAAGCTATAGAGACCAAAACCCCTCAGATACTCGCGGTAGCGGCCAGTGTAGAGGGCCAGATACGCCCCCCTGTATATTTATCCGCGAGGCTTTTCCCGGAAGTGCTTCGGCTCAAGGGTGACCAGGGGGCAAGGGCCATCTTGAGTACCCGCCAAAAGCAGATCGAACTGCTCGAGTGGGGCGATGGGCTTTGGTGCTCCGATATTGACGACTGGCCGACCTACCGTTATCTCGCCTATCGGATGGGGTGGGCAAAGGAGCCTTTTGCTCCCATTCCCCATGCCTGTGTCTCCGCGGCTCAGGTCAAAGCGAAGGTAGATGCAACCCTGGCATCGAGTGCGGTGCCCTGGCTGGCCCCCGGCTTACTGGTGCTGTCCGGGAAAGGTGAAACCCACTGGCTAGACCTGATCGCACCCTACCGGGGTGTGAGGGGTATTGTGGTGGGACGCTCGAGAACCCCCGCCCAATACCTGCAACTGCTACGGAGAGCCACCTTGTCAGCTTTGTCTGCTGGCGTATAG
- a CDS encoding xanthine dehydrogenase family protein subunit M, whose translation MIPAAFEYKRPMSLEEALSHLAQYGSDARVLAGGQSLIPAMRYRLAQPAVLVDINKLPNLGYMKEENGMLRIGALVRDTDVEFSRDIQTRYHLISDVSMVVADPIVRYRGTVVGSLCHNDPSGDWAAAAIAARAQMVIQNQGGARVEAIDQFLVDSFATSIGEGEMAVEVRLPVPGALTSGAYEKIERKVGDYATAAAAVQIELNPDGTIKEAGIGITAVAHMALRVEEAEKILRGQKPTLELIRAAAEEARKIADPNPDARGSAEYKKDMARVLVGRGLIKALKRLNVVVA comes from the coding sequence ATGATACCCGCGGCCTTTGAGTATAAACGTCCGATGTCCCTCGAGGAGGCCCTGAGCCATCTGGCCCAGTACGGCTCTGATGCCCGTGTGCTGGCCGGAGGGCAGAGCTTGATTCCGGCCATGCGCTATCGCCTGGCCCAGCCTGCAGTGCTGGTAGATATCAACAAGCTACCCAACCTGGGCTATATGAAAGAAGAAAACGGGATGCTCCGCATCGGAGCGCTGGTGCGCGACACCGATGTAGAGTTCAGCCGGGATATACAAACCAGATACCACCTAATTAGCGACGTTTCGATGGTAGTAGCCGACCCCATCGTGCGCTACCGGGGTACGGTGGTGGGTTCCCTCTGCCACAACGACCCCTCCGGCGACTGGGCGGCAGCGGCCATTGCGGCGCGGGCGCAGATGGTCATTCAGAACCAGGGCGGGGCTCGAGTGGAGGCCATTGACCAGTTTTTGGTGGATAGCTTCGCGACCTCAATTGGCGAGGGCGAGATGGCTGTGGAGGTGCGGCTCCCAGTCCCCGGCGCGCTCACCTCTGGCGCCTACGAAAAAATCGAGCGGAAGGTGGGCGACTACGCTACCGCCGCCGCCGCTGTACAGATTGAGCTCAACCCCGACGGTACCATCAAGGAAGCCGGCATCGGCATCACCGCCGTAGCCCACATGGCCCTGCGGGTTGAAGAGGCCGAGAAAATCTTGCGGGGTCAGAAACCTACGCTCGAGCTAATCCGGGCCGCCGCCGAAGAGGCCCGCAAAATTGCCGACCCCAATCCAGATGCGCGCGGCTCCGCCGAGTACAAAAAGGACATGGCCCGGGTACTGGTAGGGCGGGGCCTGATTAAAGCCCTGAAGCGCCTGAACGTGGTGGTGGCCTAA
- a CDS encoding (2Fe-2S)-binding protein: protein MEITLKINGSEKKLNVEPRTLLVHAIRDAGLTGTHIGCDSSSCGVCTVVLDGKTAVKSCTMFAVQAEGHEITTIEGMAQGGKLHPLQQAFHDQHGLQCGYCTPGMIMAAHVLLQHNPNPTEEEIRFGLSGNLCRCTGYQNIVKAVQQAAQMLQQPAGAAADD from the coding sequence ATGGAAATCACGCTAAAAATCAACGGCTCAGAGAAAAAACTTAATGTGGAGCCCCGCACCCTGCTGGTGCATGCCATCCGCGATGCCGGTCTTACCGGAACCCATATCGGCTGTGACAGCTCTTCGTGTGGGGTTTGCACGGTGGTGCTCGATGGTAAAACCGCGGTTAAAAGCTGCACCATGTTTGCAGTCCAGGCCGAGGGTCACGAAATTACCACCATCGAGGGCATGGCCCAGGGTGGCAAGCTGCACCCATTGCAGCAGGCCTTCCACGACCAGCACGGCCTGCAGTGCGGCTACTGTACGCCCGGCATGATTATGGCCGCGCACGTACTCTTGCAGCACAACCCCAACCCCACCGAGGAAGAGATTCGCTTTGGTCTCTCGGGCAACCTCTGCCGCTGCACCGGCTACCAGAACATCGTAAAAGCCGTTCAGCAGGCCGCTCAGATGTTGCAGCAACCCGCAGGCGCAGCCGCCGACGACTAG